The following nucleotide sequence is from Puntigrus tetrazona isolate hp1 chromosome 12, ASM1883169v1, whole genome shotgun sequence.
atgtttatttatgtttaataccttGCAGATGTATCCACTGCTATGTAATGCTAAAGAGAAACTGCATTATAAGCAATAcgtaagtaaatattttatttgttttaaatatgcaatggctatataaatgtttattttattttaataaatattaatacaataaataaataaaatacattttaataaatatcttGCAGCTTCTACAATTgctgtattataaaaataaatatttgaaattagtttttaatacaaatattgcaGCTTCTGTAATGGTTATTTAAAATTAGAGGCGgtactgaaataaattttcatttatttgaaaaaatggtCAAATCTTCAAATATCTTGCAGCTTCTGCAATGGCTTTGCAATtataagcaataaataaatatttgaaatttatgttcagtaaataaatgaccttatttataacaaatatttagcAGATTCTGCAATGGCTACGTAACTTTCAGAGCACAACTCTTTATAAACAGTAAGAAACTATTATAAACACTCAGCTTTTTATCCCTCCTTTCCTCTGACTCacaccccctctctctctcgagcTCACCTCTAGCCCTCTCTTTctgcactctcacacactccctctctttACTCTGAGGTTGTGTGGACCACTTTTGCTGTCTGTATATGTTCCTGCTGGAGTAAAAGTGAAAGAAGACCAACAGCATAAAGCAGTGGACTGACCAACACAGAGTCATCATGTACAGATTCAGCTTTCTACTGGTGCTAGTGTGTCTACAGGTTTGCGTCCCCTTTATTTTTGGTGCACCAACTCAATGCCCAAGCCAGTGCCACTGCCATGGGCACCTACAGCATGTTATCTGTGACAACGTCGGGCTGAAGAAGATCCCTCGCATATCTGAGGCTACTCGTCTTTTAAACATGCAACGCAACAACTTGGGAAATCTCCCAACCGGGGGCTTCAGTGAGATGAAGGGGCTCATTTCCCTGCACCTGCAGCACTGTCAGATCAGAGAGATCTCCAGCCAGGCTTTTAAAGGACTGAAGAAGCTCATCTACCTCTACTTGTCTAACAACGAGATAACCAACATCAAACCAGGCGCTTTTGAGGACCTGACAGAACTGACCTATCTCTACTTGGACGGTAACCAAATTACAAGTCTTTCGAAGGGCATATTCTCTCCCATGATCAACCTGTTTATCCTGCAGCTCGACAACAACAAGCTTCGAGAGCTGCAGCCTGGTACTTTCACAGGTACAAGCGATCTCCGATGGCTTTATATGAGTGGCAATGAGTTGAGCTCTATTCAGCCTGGTTCTTTTGATGAAGTGGAGAACCTGGCCATTTTAACTCTGGACCGTAACAAGCTGTCCACCTACCCTCTGCTGGCTATGAGCAAGCTGCGTGTGGTGGAGGAACTCAACTTGTCCAAAAACCCTCTCAGCCTCGTGCCTGACCACGCGTCCCGGAGCTTTGGCCGTTATATGGAGAAACTCTATCTAAATGACATGAGCTTGGAGAAGGTAAGTCTGTAAAATTGgaataaacacttaaaatgtagaataaaacaTGAGAGTCAACATGCTGATTGAGAACCACATTAATGCTTTCCCCATAATACTGGTCATTGAAGTTGaggctaaataaatgcatggttGTGTTTGGTTTTTGGGACGTTCAGCATTGGCAAACAAACTTTACATCTCATCAGAGGTGGCCATGCCAATGAACTGCAACCCCAATGGAGTAAAATATAGTCTGAAAGATCATGAAATCCAGTGAAAGGCAACCTGTTCTGGAGACTTTCAcctgttttcttttaataagcTTCACCTGATCCATTCCTGTCATACTTTCAGGCCCTAAAAAGGTCACATATGCTATATGTAAGGATGCGTATGTGCTATTCCAGCAGAATATTTCCTGGAACACTATATGGTTAAAGAAAGTGTTTAAGAGATACATTGATCTTTTCTTCAACAGACTTCTCCACAAGCACTTATACTAAGTCAAAAAGTCCAAATATAAATGCGTGCTCAAATACAAAGcccataataaataaaaatagatttctaTATGCACAAACGTGTGTAAAAACAGATCAACAAGCATCGGCGCCATGCAGTTGGTCAGTGTTTTTTGTATGATaggaaagggaaaaaataacCACTCTCCCCTCACGTGTGGATATTTTTAGGGTCTATTTgcttgaaaaatgttattttgagaCCCAAGTTTTTTCCTCTCACTTGGTGCACCATGTAAACAGGTCAGCAAGGGTTAGCAGACGGGTAAATAGTGACAGGGTGTTCCGTGTCCCATGAAGAGAAGTATTTCAGGCTGTAGTTGCCTCACCTGAATGGACAATTCAACCCGATTCAGGCATTTCTGGCAGAAGAGCAGGTCGATGGAGGAGTGGACAGAcagaaaaagtgaaaacaaCCCTTCCATGCTGGAATTGATCCATCCTGCATCTCCTCAAATTACCAAACTCTCCACGTCTCTTGCCTTCTGAGTGGAAATTTCCAAAACGTCCCTTCAATAAGTACATCTTCTCTACGCTTGCataacacacccacacacactgtgtgtacAATTTCAAAGCCCCTCGACCGTGGTCTTCCTATAAAGCAGACACCATGCAGACCAGAACTTCTAACACCTGGGTGAAGTTTTTAGCAGACTTGCATACGCTTATGAAGTTTGATGGAGGGCTGGAAGGAAAGCGCCGACAGGTTTACATAAGACCTGGCACATAAGACAGCATGAGAGAGGCCTTTCATGTGGAAAAAAAGCCCTCAGTTCAGAATCCACAAGTTTCCTTTGGATATTAAGAGTGACTTTGAATGCTAACTGTAGGGATATTCTACAAAGCGGTGAGTTATAACGTGTTATCGACTGTATATGTGGTAAACATCTGTATATCTGTCCTTTCTACCTGTCAAGTTTTCCAGTGCTGCCTTTGAGGGAGTGACGGCTCTTAAATCTCTGCATCTTGAGAACAACAAGTTAAAATCACTGCCGAGCAGCCTTGAGATCAGCACCCTCCAGAACGCCACTCTGTTTAACAACCCCTGGAGCTGTACCTGCCAGTTAGCAAATCTCAGAAAGTAAGATCACTTCAAACATAACTGCATTTAAGCTTTCGAAAGAAATTTCGATTTTTAAACgccttttaatatttattacaaggTTTCATTCAAGTCAACATAAAATCAACATCTAAACTATTTACTTTATACAGTGACACCATTATGGG
It contains:
- the chad gene encoding chondroadherin encodes the protein MYRFSFLLVLVCLQVCVPFIFGAPTQCPSQCHCHGHLQHVICDNVGLKKIPRISEATRLLNMQRNNLGNLPTGGFSEMKGLISLHLQHCQIREISSQAFKGLKKLIYLYLSNNEITNIKPGAFEDLTELTYLYLDGNQITSLSKGIFSPMINLFILQLDNNKLRELQPGTFTGTSDLRWLYMSGNELSSIQPGSFDEVENLAILTLDRNKLSTYPLLAMSKLRVVEELNLSKNPLSLVPDHASRSFGRYMEKLYLNDMSLEKFSSAAFEGVTALKSLHLENNKLKSLPSSLEISTLQNATLFNNPWSCTCQLANLRKWMDTSRQRPDAVCASPGSQKGKQIRDSSAFSRCKAKTKRARKGARL